From Butyricimonas paravirosa, one genomic window encodes:
- a CDS encoding DUF4136 domain-containing protein codes for MKRLLFLSFIGLFAQFLVSCYPGGADNVEEMDVAITNYDKNADFTKYTTFSLPDTIVYFVAKGETPNHEFDAQILQLVKDNFTQLGYSYIEPTSEEDQQPSFIVTVSAFSNVNYYYGSDYWYNYWGWYPGWNWIWGPTWGPGWGPSYPWYPVTVYSYRSGSIVIDMIATNQEASSTKKVPVLWSGIADGLLQGSKQSIIDRMETTIDQCFIQSPYLKK; via the coding sequence ATGAAACGTTTATTATTTTTATCATTCATCGGGCTGTTTGCACAGTTTCTGGTATCATGCTATCCCGGAGGCGCTGACAACGTGGAGGAGATGGACGTTGCCATAACGAATTATGACAAAAATGCGGACTTCACCAAGTACACCACATTCTCGCTCCCCGACACTATTGTTTATTTCGTGGCAAAAGGAGAAACTCCGAACCACGAATTCGATGCCCAAATCTTACAACTGGTAAAAGACAATTTTACCCAACTCGGATACTCGTACATCGAACCGACTAGCGAGGAGGATCAACAACCGAGTTTCATTGTCACCGTATCAGCTTTCTCTAACGTGAACTACTATTATGGCTCTGACTACTGGTATAACTACTGGGGTTGGTATCCGGGCTGGAACTGGATCTGGGGTCCGACATGGGGTCCGGGCTGGGGTCCTTCATACCCGTGGTACCCGGTAACGGTATACTCTTACAGAAGTGGTTCCATCGTGATTGACATGATTGCAACCAACCAAGAAGCCAGCTCAACCAAGAAAGTTCCTGTACTCTGGAGCGGTATCGCCGACGGTTTGCTACAAGGATCAAAACAATCTATTATTGACAGAATGGAAACAACGATTGACCAGTGTTTCATCCAGTCACCATACTTGAAAAAATAG
- a CDS encoding outer membrane beta-barrel protein, with amino-acid sequence MRKLLIISLILFGLSPLVKGQMLNLNYQMSVPLGKMNDYAGKMSFRGMDLEYHHFLNEKFSIGGMIGWNTFYKDKGKLTGDFLFKGSKDIHTITGYQYRYINTVPIMVMGRYWLTDQNTMFRPYLGLGLGTSWTELKTDLGQFTATNARWQFAFAPEIGTIIPVNDQFAFNIGAKYTYGTKSGKVEAMQNFTISVGIVFMGN; translated from the coding sequence ATGAGAAAGTTATTAATTATATCGCTCATACTATTCGGGCTTAGCCCATTAGTAAAAGGACAAATGCTGAACTTAAACTACCAGATGTCTGTTCCACTTGGAAAAATGAATGATTACGCCGGCAAAATGAGTTTCCGGGGTATGGATCTTGAATACCATCATTTCCTAAACGAGAAATTCTCTATCGGGGGTATGATCGGTTGGAACACGTTCTACAAGGACAAAGGTAAATTAACGGGAGACTTCCTTTTCAAAGGCAGTAAAGATATACACACGATCACCGGTTATCAATACCGTTACATCAACACGGTACCCATCATGGTGATGGGACGTTACTGGCTGACAGATCAAAACACCATGTTCAGACCTTACCTAGGACTCGGATTAGGTACCAGTTGGACAGAACTAAAAACCGATCTGGGACAATTCACTGCCACGAACGCAAGATGGCAATTCGCTTTCGCACCCGAAATAGGTACCATTATCCCCGTCAATGACCAATTTGCATTCAACATCGGGGCTAAATACACCTACGGAACCAAATCCGGGAAAGTGGAAGCCATGCAAAACTTCACGATCAGTGTCGGTATCGTCTTTATGGGAAATTAA
- a CDS encoding efflux RND transporter periplasmic adaptor subunit, translating into MRIKENYYLVLIGFVLMISSCKNETSQPISKEYATLVVKDSSKTLSTSYSATIRGKQDVSIYAEISGKITDIKVTEGQRVKKGQILFVIDQVPYNAALGVAEANYAAAKVGVASARLDYDNTKELYDNQVVSDYELQTALNQLHTAEATLAQMEASRVNAANNLSYTEIKSPSDGVIGTIPYRQGTLVSSTMSEPLTTVSDNSEMYVYFSINENNLLNMAREYGTLEKALEQMPDIQLKLSDGTLYNQTGRVASISGVINENTGTASLRAVFPNPDRLLHSGANGSVVIPETYTDIILIPQEATFELQDKVFVYKIIDGKTKSTQITVSSTNDGKEYIVLDGLKVGDEIIASGAGLLKDGVQVKSVNTTSPEK; encoded by the coding sequence ATGAGAATTAAAGAAAATTATTATTTGGTATTAATCGGATTCGTGCTAATGATCTCTTCCTGCAAGAACGAGACATCGCAACCGATAAGCAAGGAGTACGCAACCCTTGTCGTAAAAGACAGTAGTAAAACCCTATCAACATCCTACTCCGCAACGATCCGAGGAAAACAAGATGTCAGTATTTATGCAGAAATATCGGGCAAAATCACCGATATTAAAGTCACGGAAGGACAAAGGGTCAAGAAAGGACAGATTCTATTCGTTATAGACCAGGTACCCTATAATGCAGCCCTGGGAGTGGCAGAAGCCAATTACGCGGCAGCAAAAGTCGGGGTCGCCTCCGCCCGTTTAGACTATGACAACACGAAGGAGTTATACGACAACCAAGTTGTATCCGATTATGAACTCCAAACGGCCTTAAACCAGTTACACACGGCAGAGGCAACTCTGGCACAAATGGAGGCATCTCGAGTCAACGCAGCAAACAACCTTTCCTACACGGAAATCAAAAGTCCATCAGACGGGGTGATCGGTACGATTCCCTATCGCCAGGGAACACTCGTTAGTTCAACGATGTCCGAACCGTTAACAACCGTGTCCGACAACTCAGAAATGTACGTATATTTTTCCATCAACGAAAACAACCTGCTTAACATGGCACGGGAGTACGGAACTCTGGAAAAAGCACTGGAACAAATGCCCGATATTCAACTCAAATTGAGCGACGGAACCCTGTACAACCAAACCGGACGGGTGGCCAGTATCAGCGGTGTCATCAACGAGAACACGGGAACGGCATCCCTACGGGCAGTCTTCCCCAACCCGGACCGACTTCTTCATAGCGGGGCAAACGGGAGCGTGGTTATCCCCGAAACTTACACCGATATTATTCTAATTCCACAAGAAGCGACCTTCGAGTTACAAGACAAGGTTTTCGTTTACAAGATTATTGACGGCAAAACCAAGTCAACACAAATTACCGTTTCTTCCACCAATGACGGTAAAGAATACATCGTACTCGACGGGTTAAAAGTCGGGGATGAAATTATTGCATCCGGTGCCGGACTGCTCAAAGATGGAGTCCAAGTGAAAAGTGTAAACACCACGTCTCCTGAAAAATAA
- a CDS encoding efflux RND transporter permease subunit, giving the protein MKENRFIQRPVLAICISIAIVFLGLLALQSLSVEKFPDIAPPTVHVSASYMGASAETVQKAVIVPLEETINGVENMTYMESSASSGSASINIYFKQGTDPDQAAVNVQNRVSEAQGQLPSEVTKVGITVGKRQISTLAILGIYSPDDSFDESFITNYININIAPQIQRIEGVGEVRSMGATYSIRIWLNPETMAHYKLVPADITAVLDEQNIEASMGSFGENSDNVFTYTLKYRGRYQTPEEFGELVVRSTADGEVLRLKDVAEIELGDQSYSYAGGISGHHGVTMMINQTAGSNATEINSQIETLLEELSESFPAGLDYLYLQNTNDFLFASIGEVVKTLLEAIVLVVLVVFFFLHDYKLTLIPTLSLLVSLIGTFAFIYLMGFSLNLLTLFALVLVIGTVVDDAIVVVEAVQTQMDSGETNSATATSHAMHDITAAVITSTIVFMAVFIPVSFISGTSGTFYKQFGLTMAVAVAISAVNALSLSPALSALLLQRKSKDRKLTTLVKKAYSISYLALYNKYQSGLRLMFKRKWIAGIALACSIVLAVLLMNNTKTGLIPDEDTGTLFVSVSTAPGSNMQFTIGVMDQIEKIVLSYPEIKAYSRVVGHSMTGGSGSSSGMLIIQLKDWSERKGDEHSSTAIMNRLNRDMQQVTEASVFVMAPSMIDGYGTGNAVELYLQDKKGGEINDFYDVAQNFLSALNQRPEVMSAFSSFRVDYVQYVVDVDAAKCKRAGISPSDILDVISGYYGGIYASNIIRFSKVYRVILQASPEYRLDTHSLDNIYFKNGDEMAPVSQYVTLTKTSGPESLSRFNLFNCISANVTMANGYSSGDIINAIKEVAQNTLPEGYGYEFGSSSREQSQSDNTVFILIVCVVFIYLLLCSLYESFFVPFAVILSVPFGILGCFIAAQVFDVENNIYLQTGMIMIIGLLAKTAILITEYAAQRRQTGMSIEDAAFDAAKVRLRPILMTVLTMIFGMLPLLYASGAGANGNRTLGAGVVGGMIIGTIALLFIVPPLFIIMQRLQEKYGFIIHKKKEERYE; this is encoded by the coding sequence ATGAAAGAAAATAGATTTATACAACGCCCCGTACTGGCTATTTGTATATCCATAGCCATCGTATTCTTGGGGTTACTGGCATTGCAATCCCTGTCAGTAGAAAAGTTCCCGGACATCGCTCCGCCTACAGTTCATGTCTCCGCATCCTACATGGGGGCAAGCGCGGAAACCGTCCAGAAAGCCGTGATCGTCCCCCTGGAAGAAACGATCAACGGGGTGGAAAACATGACCTACATGGAATCCTCCGCATCATCAGGTTCCGCCAGTATCAACATTTACTTCAAACAAGGAACAGATCCCGATCAGGCAGCCGTGAACGTGCAGAACCGGGTATCAGAAGCACAAGGACAACTACCGAGTGAGGTCACCAAAGTAGGTATCACGGTCGGGAAAAGACAGATCAGTACTCTTGCCATTCTAGGTATATACAGCCCGGATGACTCATTCGACGAGTCATTCATTACAAACTACATCAATATCAATATTGCCCCACAGATACAGCGTATCGAAGGCGTCGGGGAAGTCCGGAGCATGGGAGCCACGTACAGTATACGAATCTGGTTAAACCCGGAAACGATGGCCCACTACAAACTTGTCCCGGCAGACATCACGGCCGTGCTGGATGAACAGAACATTGAAGCCTCCATGGGTTCTTTCGGAGAAAACTCTGACAATGTATTCACGTACACGCTGAAATACAGGGGACGTTACCAGACCCCGGAAGAATTCGGTGAACTGGTGGTACGTTCCACCGCAGACGGAGAAGTCCTAAGGTTAAAAGATGTCGCCGAAATCGAATTGGGAGACCAGAGTTACAGTTATGCCGGAGGGATCAGCGGACACCACGGAGTGACCATGATGATCAACCAGACTGCCGGTTCCAACGCCACGGAAATCAACTCTCAAATAGAAACATTACTGGAAGAATTATCAGAATCGTTCCCCGCGGGACTTGATTACCTATATCTCCAGAATACCAATGATTTCCTTTTTGCCTCTATCGGTGAAGTTGTCAAAACATTGCTGGAAGCCATTGTTCTCGTCGTACTGGTAGTATTTTTCTTCCTTCACGACTATAAACTAACCTTAATACCCACACTTTCACTCCTCGTATCCCTTATCGGAACTTTTGCTTTCATCTACTTGATGGGATTCAGCTTGAACCTACTCACGTTGTTTGCCTTGGTACTGGTGATCGGAACAGTTGTCGACGACGCCATTGTCGTCGTTGAGGCCGTACAGACTCAAATGGATTCGGGAGAAACAAACTCTGCCACTGCAACAAGTCACGCCATGCATGACATCACGGCAGCAGTCATCACGTCCACGATCGTATTCATGGCTGTATTCATCCCCGTATCCTTCATAAGCGGGACAAGCGGAACATTCTACAAACAATTCGGTCTGACAATGGCCGTTGCCGTTGCAATCTCTGCCGTCAACGCCCTGTCATTAAGTCCGGCACTAAGCGCACTATTACTTCAACGGAAATCCAAAGACCGCAAACTGACCACCCTCGTCAAAAAAGCATACAGTATTTCCTATCTGGCACTGTACAACAAATACCAATCCGGATTGCGCCTCATGTTCAAACGGAAATGGATTGCCGGAATAGCACTCGCTTGTTCCATTGTCCTTGCCGTTCTCCTGATGAATAACACGAAAACCGGTTTAATTCCCGATGAAGACACGGGTACCTTGTTCGTTTCCGTCAGCACCGCACCCGGAAGTAATATGCAATTCACGATAGGGGTCATGGACCAGATTGAAAAGATTGTTCTGTCCTATCCCGAGATAAAAGCCTATTCCAGAGTAGTAGGCCATAGCATGACAGGTGGTTCCGGTTCATCCAGCGGGATGCTTATTATCCAGCTCAAGGATTGGTCCGAACGGAAAGGTGACGAACATTCCTCCACGGCAATCATGAATCGGCTCAACCGGGATATGCAACAAGTTACAGAGGCCTCGGTCTTCGTCATGGCTCCAAGTATGATTGACGGATACGGTACGGGTAATGCCGTGGAACTCTACCTGCAGGACAAGAAAGGCGGGGAAATCAATGATTTCTATGATGTTGCCCAAAACTTTCTCAGCGCACTGAACCAACGCCCGGAAGTCATGTCCGCTTTCAGCTCCTTCAGAGTGGATTACGTACAATACGTGGTGGACGTGGATGCAGCAAAATGTAAGCGGGCCGGGATCTCCCCCTCCGATATACTGGATGTCATTTCCGGGTACTACGGTGGAATCTATGCCTCCAACATCATTCGTTTCTCAAAAGTATACCGGGTCATCCTCCAAGCCAGCCCGGAATATCGGCTGGACACACATTCCCTAGACAACATCTATTTCAAAAACGGGGATGAAATGGCCCCGGTCAGCCAATATGTAACACTAACCAAAACCTCCGGTCCGGAAAGTCTGAGCCGCTTTAACCTGTTCAACTGTATCTCGGCCAACGTAACCATGGCCAACGGATACAGTTCAGGAGACATCATCAACGCCATCAAAGAAGTGGCACAAAATACATTGCCGGAAGGATACGGCTACGAGTTCGGAAGTTCCTCCCGTGAACAAAGCCAATCAGATAATACAGTATTTATCCTTATCGTTTGTGTAGTATTCATCTATCTGTTACTTTGTTCTCTCTACGAGAGTTTCTTTGTCCCGTTTGCCGTTATCCTCTCCGTGCCTTTCGGAATCCTGGGATGTTTCATCGCGGCACAGGTATTCGATGTTGAAAACAACATTTACCTGCAAACAGGTATGATCATGATCATCGGTCTGCTGGCAAAAACAGCCATCCTGATCACGGAATATGCAGCCCAGCGTCGACAAACCGGAATGAGTATTGAAGATGCGGCATTCGACGCTGCCAAAGTCCGCCTGCGTCCCATCTTGATGACCGTACTTACCATGATCTTCGGTATGTTGCCCCTGCTCTACGCCAGTGGTGCGGGAGCTAATGGGAATCGTACTTTGGGAGCCGGAGTTGTCGGGGGCATGATCATCGGAACAATAGCCTTGCTATTCATCGTTCCTCCCCTTTTCATCATCATGCAAAGACTTCAGGAAAAATACGGTTTTATCATTCACAAAAAGAAAGAAGAACGTTATGAATAA
- a CDS encoding TolC family protein — MHRTIVSCIFILTMGSCGIYETFQTPRYDITDKAYGDIISPDTASTGNIHWQTFFQDEKLHALIETALKNNADMQSAILKIQAAQASLKASKLAFLPSFNVSPSADFDGSWDVQLPVNASWEVDLFGNLRNAKKRKQAAYLQSGAYMQAVRSQLIATVASTYYTLLSLDAQYKIYEVTEQSWKQNVEVTRRLMKAGKYNAASLSQTEANYYNVCNNLIDIQQEIQQTENQLCALLGETPHPIERGELADWLAPEVIHVGVPLHVLSNRPDVKQAEYTLAQAFYATNEARAAFYPALTISGNYEFRHSLYDIVGSLVQPLFQRGTLKANLDIAKAEQKEADISFRQTIIEAGIEVNDALVAVKSAREKAENYSKQVKHLQDAVKSTQLLMKHGSTTYLEVLTAQQTLLEAQVNQVTNHLTEISNTITLYQALGGGR, encoded by the coding sequence ATACATCGCACCATCGTTTCATGTATTTTCATACTCACGATGGGGAGCTGCGGCATATACGAGACATTCCAAACGCCTCGCTACGATATAACAGACAAGGCCTACGGGGACATCATTTCCCCGGATACGGCCTCAACAGGAAATATACACTGGCAAACCTTTTTCCAAGATGAAAAACTACACGCTTTGATAGAAACCGCCTTAAAGAATAATGCCGATATGCAAAGCGCAATCTTGAAAATTCAGGCAGCACAAGCCTCTCTCAAAGCATCAAAATTGGCATTTCTCCCCTCGTTCAACGTTTCTCCCAGTGCAGATTTCGATGGTTCCTGGGACGTTCAATTACCTGTAAATGCAAGTTGGGAAGTCGACTTGTTCGGAAACCTGCGTAATGCCAAGAAAAGAAAACAGGCGGCTTACCTCCAATCAGGAGCTTACATGCAAGCTGTACGCTCGCAATTGATCGCCACGGTAGCCTCCACCTATTACACCTTGTTATCCCTCGATGCACAATACAAAATCTACGAGGTAACAGAACAGAGTTGGAAACAAAACGTGGAAGTCACCCGCCGGTTGATGAAAGCCGGGAAATACAATGCCGCCTCACTTTCACAAACAGAGGCAAATTATTACAATGTATGTAATAACCTGATCGATATCCAACAAGAGATTCAACAAACGGAAAATCAACTTTGTGCCTTACTCGGGGAAACACCCCACCCGATCGAGCGAGGAGAACTCGCTGACTGGTTGGCTCCAGAGGTGATTCATGTGGGAGTACCACTTCATGTTCTCTCCAATCGTCCGGACGTAAAACAAGCCGAGTACACTTTGGCTCAGGCATTTTATGCCACGAACGAGGCTCGTGCAGCCTTCTACCCCGCTTTGACCATATCGGGAAACTACGAATTCCGACACTCGCTATACGATATTGTCGGGTCGCTCGTACAGCCCCTATTCCAAAGAGGGACACTAAAAGCCAATCTTGACATTGCCAAAGCCGAACAGAAAGAAGCCGATATATCTTTCCGTCAAACAATCATTGAAGCCGGCATCGAAGTGAACGACGCCTTGGTTGCAGTGAAAAGCGCACGGGAAAAAGCAGAAAATTACTCAAAACAAGTAAAACATCTACAAGATGCGGTGAAAAGCACCCAGTTACTCATGAAACACGGGTCGACCACTTACCTGGAAGTGTTGACAGCCCAACAAACCTTGTTGGAAGCACAAGTAAATCAAGTGACCAACCACTTGACGGAAATTTCCAACACGATTACGCTCTATCAGGCTCTCGGAGGAGGGAGATAG
- a CDS encoding helix-turn-helix domain-containing protein, with amino-acid sequence MANIDILSSLITNKQVEQEVLFAELQADSFDHTVLQQFPPISNIIINIVILKGTLQIVIDNIRHKCTPSNNNIVNIKPVNTITQMTPGNDFKGHIIILPKSFMDRADHGVKPIPFRDVLSMRFQHTITIPKAGIEILADYFRLIVENSQTNESPLNRSIFEHAVLLYHLKVAQMIFAEMEKQQKKGLISRSSLLCNQFTQLLTQHIEEEHEVLFYADKLNITPHYLTKITHKYIGFAANKVIANELITQASLLLRNPDYTLQQIADRLHFCDQSSFGKFFKKHTGKTPATYRADTNIPIE; translated from the coding sequence ATGGCAAACATCGACATTCTTTCTTCCCTGATAACCAACAAACAAGTCGAACAAGAGGTATTGTTCGCTGAATTACAAGCCGATAGTTTCGACCACACCGTCCTGCAGCAATTCCCACCCATATCCAACATCATTATAAACATTGTCATTTTAAAAGGAACGCTTCAAATTGTCATTGATAACATCCGGCATAAATGTACCCCTTCAAACAATAATATCGTCAACATTAAACCGGTGAACACCATCACCCAGATGACACCGGGTAACGACTTTAAAGGACACATCATCATCCTGCCCAAATCATTCATGGACAGAGCAGATCACGGGGTCAAACCGATCCCCTTCCGGGATGTCCTTTCCATGCGTTTTCAACACACGATCACAATCCCCAAGGCCGGAATCGAAATTTTGGCAGACTATTTCCGTCTCATCGTGGAAAACTCGCAAACCAATGAAAGCCCGTTAAACCGAAGTATCTTCGAACATGCAGTTTTACTGTATCATTTAAAGGTTGCACAAATGATCTTCGCGGAGATGGAAAAACAACAGAAAAAAGGATTAATCTCTCGCTCTTCATTACTCTGCAATCAATTTACCCAGCTTCTCACGCAACATATAGAAGAAGAGCACGAAGTTTTGTTCTACGCGGACAAACTGAACATCACCCCTCATTACCTCACAAAAATAACACATAAATATATCGGATTCGCGGCAAATAAAGTGATCGCCAATGAACTAATCACCCAAGCCTCACTACTACTCCGGAATCCGGATTACACGTTGCAACAGATTGCCGACCGCCTTCACTTCTGCGATCAATCCTCGTTCGGAAAATTCTTTAAAAAACATACAGGAAAAACTCCCGCTACTTACCGAGCTGATACCAACATTCCGATAGAATAA
- a CDS encoding LytR/AlgR family response regulator transcription factor: protein MNAIIIEDEYLAAAELERLLGEVAPEITILTKLDSVSESVKWLKKNKADVIFMDIHLGDGQSFDIFEQVEITVPVIFITAYDEYALKAFKYQGIDYILKPFDKEELQQALNKLESLSPVNAPFPVASLTVYQERFLVTVGTKMKSVTVGDVAYFMADGKYLVLFTRDGQNYILDQTISGIEIKLNPAQFFKINRKFIISYNSIKEMVKYSNSRIKIVLTPAPPAGIEAIVSSERIQEFKQWLNQ from the coding sequence ATGAATGCAATTATAATTGAAGATGAATATCTTGCAGCGGCAGAGTTGGAACGGCTGTTGGGAGAGGTTGCCCCGGAGATCACTATATTGACGAAACTGGATTCGGTGAGCGAGAGCGTGAAATGGTTGAAGAAGAATAAAGCCGATGTGATTTTCATGGATATTCATCTGGGGGACGGGCAGAGTTTTGATATTTTTGAGCAGGTGGAGATCACGGTACCGGTTATTTTTATCACGGCTTATGATGAATATGCGCTCAAGGCATTCAAATATCAGGGGATTGATTATATATTAAAGCCTTTTGACAAGGAAGAGTTACAGCAAGCATTGAATAAGTTGGAATCGCTTTCCCCGGTAAATGCTCCTTTCCCCGTGGCATCGTTGACCGTGTATCAGGAGCGTTTCCTGGTTACCGTGGGGACGAAGATGAAATCCGTGACGGTGGGAGATGTTGCCTATTTCATGGCGGACGGAAAGTATCTGGTACTTTTCACCCGTGACGGGCAAAATTATATCTTGGATCAAACGATCAGTGGTATAGAGATAAAATTGAATCCGGCACAGTTTTTCAAGATCAACAGGAAATTTATTATCAGCTATAATTCGATCAAGGAGATGGTGAAATATTCCAACAGTAGAATCAAGATCGTGTTAACCCCGGCACCTCCTGCCGGAATTGAGGCAATCGTGAGTTCCGAGAGGATTCAAGAGTTCAAGCAATGGCTGAATCAGTAA
- a CDS encoding RagB/SusD family nutrient uptake outer membrane protein — MKRIIYIISLLALFTSCNYLDVKPVGKVIPEKVTEFRALITSGYTAVSGYKYLLALRADEVIPSGSAYAYPRLIDFAIWNDNSVNMEESYPWGTPYKVIFYANSVIDDVMNADIDTEDDSREQILGEAYLLRAYMHFDLLNLYGKPYNPSTAETDQGIPLATQIDIEQAYSPSTVKEVYDQIFEDIAAANEVLTVDEQPASTLYRFSKKSAKAFEARVRLYHQEWENAMNLAEGLLSSSPLEDLTSADFTEPYNINSKEAILCLEEWGDNDMTSYTELLPSLIEKYDAVNDLRFNLYFTSKNDKYVPTKGGPNSNYKVSIRSSEIYLIAAEAAAHVDGKLDQAKDRLKELIKVRLQPDYYEERAAEIDQMTAEELLVEIANERARELALEGGHRWFDLRRTDRPEIVKVYTTDQGKQDRQVLSKDDSRYTIAFPKEATESNPNLHN; from the coding sequence ATGAAAAGAATAATATATATAATAAGTTTACTTGCCTTGTTCACATCTTGTAATTATTTGGATGTGAAACCCGTGGGGAAAGTAATTCCGGAAAAAGTAACGGAATTCAGAGCCTTGATAACTTCTGGTTATACGGCGGTGTCTGGCTATAAATATTTGTTAGCTTTACGGGCTGACGAGGTAATTCCTTCCGGTAGTGCTTACGCTTATCCTCGGTTGATAGATTTTGCTATTTGGAATGACAATTCTGTGAATATGGAAGAATCTTATCCGTGGGGAACTCCTTATAAAGTGATATTTTATGCTAATAGCGTTATTGATGATGTAATGAATGCGGATATTGATACGGAGGATGATTCTCGTGAGCAGATATTAGGAGAAGCTTATCTTTTGCGTGCTTATATGCATTTTGATTTGTTGAATCTTTACGGGAAACCTTACAATCCTTCGACGGCAGAAACGGATCAAGGGATTCCTTTAGCAACCCAAATAGACATAGAACAGGCGTATTCTCCCTCGACGGTAAAAGAAGTTTATGATCAGATATTTGAAGATATTGCTGCGGCTAACGAAGTTTTAACGGTTGACGAGCAACCTGCTTCTACTCTTTATCGGTTTTCCAAAAAATCTGCAAAAGCATTCGAGGCGCGCGTACGTCTTTACCATCAAGAATGGGAGAATGCGATGAATCTTGCTGAAGGGTTACTGTCTTCTTCTCCTCTGGAGGATTTGACTAGTGCAGATTTTACGGAACCTTATAATATCAATTCAAAAGAAGCTATTTTGTGTCTTGAAGAATGGGGAGACAATGATATGACTTCATATACAGAGCTTCTTCCGTCATTGATAGAAAAATATGATGCTGTAAATGATTTACGTTTTAACCTGTATTTTACAAGTAAAAATGATAAATATGTTCCGACCAAAGGAGGCCCAAATTCTAATTACAAGGTTTCTATCCGTTCTTCCGAAATTTATTTGATAGCAGCGGAAGCAGCGGCTCATGTTGATGGAAAACTGGATCAAGCTAAAGACAGGCTGAAAGAGTTAATTAAAGTGCGATTACAACCTGATTACTATGAGGAAAGAGCAGCAGAGATAGATCAAATGACGGCTGAAGAGTTACTAGTAGAGATTGCGAACGAAAGAGCTAGGGAATTAGCTCTTGAAGGGGGACATCGTTGGTTTGATTTGCGTCGTACGGATCGTCCGGAAATAGTGAAAGTTTATACGACAGATCAAGGAAAACAAGATCGTCAGGTTTTGTCTAAAGATGATTCCCGGTATACGATCGCTTTCCCAAAAGAAGCAACGGAATCTAATCCGAATTTGCACAATTAA